Proteins encoded in a region of the Cytobacillus pseudoceanisediminis genome:
- a CDS encoding sugar ABC transporter permease has protein sequence MEFINEAKTLFKDNIRDYGMYIALFVIMLTFTMMTDGLFMSSRNISNLLDSTGYIAVLAVGMTLVIVIRHIDLSVGFVAGFLGAIAAILLTGMGVAFYITIPIILVMGIFVGLFNGLLVAKFGIPSFVATLAGMLIFRGALLQVTEKTGTIIVKDDGFNAIGNGFIPSIMQVNGLHLLTLILGVLAILLYIYSEISTRKNKINYQFEVVSKGIFIVKLVFVSAIISYITWILAGYNGFSWTVVIMLLVVVIYHFLTTKTVLGRHIYAVGSNPEAAHLSGINVNKITYIVFGSMGMLAALSGILFTSRLQSATTTAGTLFELDAIAAAYVGGVSSAGGVGKITGAIIGAVVMASLSSGMNLLGVGVSLQYMIRGGVLAGAVIFDVMTRKKRG, from the coding sequence ATGGAATTTATTAACGAAGCGAAAACGCTATTTAAAGATAATATCCGTGACTATGGCATGTACATTGCCTTATTCGTGATTATGCTCACCTTCACCATGATGACTGACGGTCTGTTTATGTCTTCGCGAAATATAAGCAATCTGCTGGATTCAACGGGATATATCGCTGTCCTTGCAGTGGGGATGACGCTGGTTATCGTGATCCGGCACATTGACCTCTCAGTCGGGTTCGTCGCTGGATTTTTGGGAGCGATTGCTGCGATTCTCCTGACGGGAATGGGAGTAGCGTTTTATATCACCATTCCGATTATCCTGGTGATGGGTATTTTTGTCGGGCTATTCAATGGCCTTTTAGTTGCAAAGTTTGGTATCCCATCCTTCGTAGCTACTCTTGCAGGAATGCTGATCTTTAGAGGTGCACTCCTTCAGGTAACAGAGAAGACCGGGACCATTATCGTCAAGGATGATGGATTTAATGCAATCGGAAACGGATTCATTCCTTCGATTATGCAAGTGAATGGACTGCATCTCCTGACACTGATTCTGGGTGTACTGGCCATATTGCTGTATATATACAGTGAAATTTCCACGCGGAAAAACAAGATCAACTATCAATTCGAGGTAGTGTCAAAAGGGATTTTTATTGTCAAATTAGTTTTTGTTTCTGCAATCATTTCCTATATTACCTGGATCCTGGCAGGCTACAATGGATTTTCCTGGACGGTTGTCATTATGCTTTTAGTGGTTGTCATCTATCACTTTCTGACAACGAAAACCGTTCTTGGCAGACATATATATGCTGTGGGAAGCAATCCGGAAGCGGCACATCTGAGCGGAATCAATGTAAATAAAATTACGTATATAGTATTCGGTTCAATGGGGATGCTGGCAGCTCTTTCCGGCATATTATTCACCTCACGTCTTCAGTCAGCGACTACAACAGCTGGGACATTATTTGAACTCGATGCCATTGCAGCTGCTTATGTCGGCGGGGTTTCTTCTGCAGGGGGCGTGGGCAAAATCACTGGTGCCATTATCGGTGCTGTAGTCATGGCCTCTTTATCAAGCGGCATGAATCTGCTCGGGGTAGGGGTTTCCCTCCAGTATATGATCCGCGGAGGCGTATTGGCGGGTGCTGTGATTTTTGATGTCATGACCCGGAAGAAGAGAGGGTAG
- a CDS encoding sugar ABC transporter substrate-binding protein, translated as MKRKWKVISLMLTVMMFAFIAAGCSQGTGGGSSEVSVGIVLPTKDEPRWVQDEQRFKDALKGTEYTTEILFSQGSSAKEKENVETLLNKGIDVLIICPQDGDAAAAAVEAAKKDGVKVISYDRLITNTDAIDYYVTFDSLAVGAAQAQYLADNATGKDVPLYLYAGAASDNNAFLFFQGAWSVLQPKIADGTFKIANSSEAEALKETADLSRDQLSKIIGQVTTNWDPNEAKNKAQTHLTAASDDMKGDVAILAPNDGTARSIADVFGTDSAVSSYLVTGQDAEKASIQYVIDEKQSMTVFKDVRTLVKDAMGMAIDILEDKDPETTGSYDNGKIEVKAKQTDVIVVDKDNVKKELIDSEYYKADEFTGL; from the coding sequence ATGAAAAGAAAGTGGAAAGTCATTTCTCTTATGCTGACGGTTATGATGTTTGCGTTTATTGCAGCAGGATGCAGCCAGGGCACTGGCGGCGGAAGCAGTGAGGTAAGTGTCGGAATCGTTTTGCCAACGAAAGATGAGCCCAGATGGGTTCAGGATGAGCAAAGATTTAAAGATGCGTTAAAAGGAACGGAATATACAACTGAGATTTTGTTTAGCCAGGGATCTTCGGCTAAGGAAAAAGAAAATGTAGAGACATTGCTGAACAAAGGGATTGATGTGCTGATTATCTGTCCGCAAGATGGCGATGCAGCTGCTGCAGCGGTTGAGGCTGCGAAGAAAGATGGGGTAAAAGTCATATCCTATGACCGTTTAATTACCAATACAGATGCAATTGATTATTATGTAACATTTGACAGCCTTGCTGTAGGAGCTGCACAGGCACAATACCTGGCAGATAACGCAACGGGCAAGGACGTGCCTCTGTATCTATACGCAGGCGCTGCTTCTGATAACAATGCTTTCCTATTCTTCCAGGGAGCATGGAGTGTGCTTCAGCCTAAGATTGCAGATGGCACATTCAAGATTGCTAATTCAAGCGAAGCCGAAGCTTTGAAAGAGACAGCTGATCTGTCCCGTGACCAGCTAAGCAAAATCATTGGCCAGGTGACAACGAACTGGGATCCAAACGAAGCGAAGAACAAGGCACAAACGCATTTGACTGCAGCTTCTGACGATATGAAGGGCGATGTGGCAATTCTTGCTCCGAACGACGGAACGGCCCGTTCCATTGCAGATGTTTTTGGAACTGACAGTGCAGTATCCAGCTATCTTGTAACAGGTCAGGATGCAGAGAAGGCTTCCATTCAATACGTTATTGATGAAAAGCAATCCATGACAGTATTCAAGGATGTTCGTACTCTCGTGAAAGATGCAATGGGCATGGCGATCGATATCCTTGAAGACAAAGACCCTGAGACAACTGGTTCTTACGACAACGGCAAGATTGAAGTAAAAGCAAAGCAAACAGATGTAATCGTTGTCGACAAAGATAACGTGAAAAAAGAACTGATTGATTCTGAATACTATAAAGCGGATGAATTTACAGGACTTTAA
- a CDS encoding TerC family protein, with product MESIWLEYAWALLILIGLEGLLSADNALVLAVIAKHLPEDQKKKAINYGIIMAFVFRFGALFAISFIANVWQIQAIGAAYLLYLGLKHVIKAKFGKENENIREDVKEEAAGKGFWPTVGKIALADLAFAIDSILAAVALALGLPDSPLDDFGGMDGGQFIVVVLGGIAGLILIKFAATWFVKLLAKRPALETTAYAIVAWVGVKLAVITLAHEDIGVLDHHFPHSTGWTLVFYGVLVAIALFGWFAPGKKQTEGEAL from the coding sequence ATGGAGTCCATTTGGCTCGAGTATGCCTGGGCATTATTGATATTAATTGGTCTGGAAGGATTGCTGTCGGCTGACAATGCTCTTGTCTTAGCCGTCATAGCGAAGCATTTACCGGAAGATCAGAAGAAAAAGGCAATTAATTATGGAATCATTATGGCTTTCGTTTTCCGGTTTGGTGCGCTTTTTGCCATTTCATTTATTGCAAACGTCTGGCAGATCCAGGCGATTGGAGCAGCCTATCTATTGTACCTTGGCTTAAAACATGTAATTAAGGCCAAGTTCGGAAAAGAAAACGAAAATATTCGTGAGGATGTGAAGGAAGAAGCGGCAGGGAAAGGATTTTGGCCAACTGTAGGGAAGATTGCATTAGCCGATCTTGCCTTTGCCATCGATTCGATTCTTGCTGCTGTTGCGCTGGCACTAGGTCTGCCGGATTCACCGCTTGACGATTTCGGCGGCATGGATGGCGGCCAGTTTATTGTAGTGGTTCTAGGCGGGATTGCCGGACTGATCCTGATTAAGTTCGCGGCTACCTGGTTTGTTAAACTCCTTGCTAAACGGCCGGCATTAGAAACAACTGCTTATGCGATTGTCGCCTGGGTTGGTGTCAAGCTTGCTGTTATTACACTTGCCCATGAGGATATCGGTGTCCTTGATCATCATTTTCCTCATAGTACAGGCTGGACATTGGTCTTTTATGGCGTATTGGTGGCCATTGCCCTGTTTGGCTGGTTTGCGCCGGGTAAGAAGCAAACTGAGGGTGAAGCTTTATAA
- a CDS encoding manganese catalase family protein yields MYFYKEDLINMIVPDKPDPHAAKVLQEALGGQFGEMRTLMQFSFQSANFRGKAKQYRDLIRGVFLEELSHVELVQTTINQLLNDAGGSMPGNQAEDGAPLDDVIQGGANPHHFIMGAKASLPVDAGGNPWNGSWVYDHGNLVANLLNNVVLESTGVLQKSRIYEMSSNKTLRETIAFLIVRDNAHQNAFAKALETLGVDWGKIFPIPNYDLNKYPECRKYVEMGFHNAQFNFRLDDTRIGEVFQGTTPSRNGGDLAVVEPPKGYPVPEMPDMPNEHAPGLFDLNN; encoded by the coding sequence ATGTACTTTTATAAAGAAGATTTAATTAATATGATTGTGCCGGATAAGCCGGATCCGCATGCGGCGAAAGTGCTGCAGGAGGCGTTGGGCGGGCAGTTTGGCGAAATGAGGACGCTGATGCAGTTTTCATTCCAGAGTGCAAATTTCAGAGGAAAAGCGAAGCAATATCGTGATCTGATCAGAGGTGTGTTTTTGGAAGAGCTAAGTCATGTTGAACTCGTTCAAACTACGATTAATCAGCTTCTAAATGATGCTGGCGGAAGTATGCCAGGCAATCAGGCTGAAGATGGGGCTCCATTGGACGATGTGATTCAAGGAGGAGCTAACCCTCATCATTTTATTATGGGGGCAAAGGCATCTCTTCCTGTCGATGCTGGCGGTAACCCGTGGAACGGATCCTGGGTATATGACCACGGCAACCTGGTGGCCAACCTCCTGAATAATGTCGTTCTTGAATCGACAGGTGTTCTCCAGAAATCAAGGATTTACGAGATGAGCAGCAATAAGACGCTAAGAGAGACGATTGCCTTCCTGATTGTCCGGGATAATGCCCATCAAAATGCATTCGCAAAAGCACTGGAAACGTTAGGAGTGGATTGGGGCAAAATATTCCCGATTCCTAATTACGATTTAAATAAATACCCTGAATGCCGAAAATATGTGGAAATGGGCTTCCACAATGCCCAGTTTAATTTCAGGCTTGATGATACCCGGATCGGTGAGGTTTTCCAGGGGACCACTCCAAGCAGAAATGGCGGAGACCTTGCCGTGGTAGAACCGCCAAAAGGCTATCCTGTTCCTGAAATGCCTGATATGCCAAATGAGCATGCCCCGGGTCTTTTTGATTTGAATAATTAG
- a CDS encoding erythromycin esterase family protein, with protein MNFITRKTRSLWIDQIASKSCEITVPSDFTCMDPYVEGKRVVMLGESSHGVGDFYTGKINMIKYLHSVHGFNVVVMESGLLEAVFCRKLLKDLPAEEKIQHGLLDIFHNEEMLPLFQESWANRLHIAGMDIQPAYPLISQNMLEWLKFNTDEEVYASIHQAETVFFNIDEEIRGQTKIAKKAKEKIQMCMDLYQSSLELFESRLKEDDIEKERNLKVIGRGLKNRLKWLEINTKSWIASGVMRGTYMFRNLQWLLEEYYKGEKVIVWAHNFHIRKSKTVTSKLFGITNVGQQLSKCYGDQVYSIGYYAGEGELASLLRVNFPINLSKKQLESLLLEACRHDSFVPLCEKGLPKRNWLNRRWRLLEAGMIGLLPIAIYPQKHYDGIMFCRKVKPPAYFMNRLL; from the coding sequence ATGAATTTCATAACAAGAAAAACAAGATCACTTTGGATAGATCAAATAGCCAGCAAGAGCTGTGAAATAACGGTTCCATCTGATTTTACCTGTATGGATCCATATGTTGAGGGGAAAAGGGTTGTGATGCTGGGAGAGAGCAGCCATGGAGTCGGGGATTTTTACACAGGCAAAATAAATATGATTAAGTATTTGCATAGTGTCCATGGATTTAATGTGGTTGTCATGGAGAGCGGTCTGCTTGAAGCGGTATTTTGCAGAAAGCTTTTGAAAGACCTCCCTGCTGAGGAGAAAATTCAGCATGGCCTTCTGGATATTTTTCATAATGAAGAAATGCTCCCTTTATTTCAGGAATCCTGGGCGAACCGCCTGCATATCGCCGGTATGGATATACAGCCCGCATACCCGCTGATATCGCAAAATATGCTGGAATGGCTCAAGTTTAATACAGATGAAGAAGTATATGCTTCCATTCATCAGGCAGAAACAGTATTTTTCAATATTGATGAGGAGATAAGGGGACAAACGAAAATAGCTAAGAAGGCTAAAGAAAAGATTCAAATGTGTATGGATCTATATCAGTCCAGTCTGGAGCTTTTTGAGAGCAGATTGAAGGAAGATGATATAGAAAAAGAAAGGAACCTTAAGGTTATAGGGCGGGGACTCAAGAACCGTTTGAAGTGGCTGGAAATCAATACAAAAAGCTGGATTGCTTCAGGAGTCATGCGGGGAACGTATATGTTCAGAAATCTGCAGTGGTTATTGGAAGAGTATTACAAGGGTGAAAAGGTCATTGTGTGGGCTCATAATTTTCATATTAGAAAAAGCAAAACAGTCACTTCTAAGCTGTTTGGTATCACGAATGTCGGACAGCAGCTATCAAAATGCTATGGCGATCAAGTTTACTCCATAGGTTATTATGCCGGAGAAGGTGAGCTTGCCTCCCTGCTTAGAGTGAACTTTCCCATTAATTTGTCTAAAAAACAGTTAGAAAGTTTACTTCTGGAAGCCTGTAGGCATGACAGTTTTGTGCCTTTATGTGAAAAGGGGCTTCCAAAGCGGAACTGGCTGAATCGGAGGTGGCGGCTCCTCGAAGCTGGCATGATAGGGCTGTTGCCTATTGCCATATATCCGCAAAAGCACTATGACGGCATCATGTTTTGCAGAAAGGTTAAGCCTCCTGCTTATTTTATGAATAGGCTCCTTTAG
- a CDS encoding DMT family transporter, translated as MNAYLLLALAIVSEVFGSSMLKATNGFKKLLPSLGVIIGYGVAFYSLSLSLKTLPLGVAYAIWAGLGTVLTALVGITIYKENVNDKKILGLALIVGGVILLNSGGGH; from the coding sequence ATGAATGCCTATTTACTTTTAGCATTAGCCATTGTAAGTGAAGTGTTTGGCAGTTCCATGCTTAAAGCAACAAACGGATTCAAAAAACTACTGCCATCCCTTGGTGTAATCATTGGATACGGTGTAGCTTTTTATTCGTTATCATTATCGTTAAAAACACTGCCGCTTGGTGTGGCTTATGCGATTTGGGCTGGCCTCGGGACCGTGCTGACAGCCTTGGTCGGAATCACCATCTATAAAGAGAATGTAAATGACAAAAAGATTCTGGGACTGGCTTTAATAGTTGGAGGAGTTATTTTATTAAATAGCGGTGGAGGCCATTAA
- a CDS encoding DMT family transporter gives MRGYFYLTVSIAGEIFATTMLKLSDGFTVPLPSAGVLFGYALSFYCLSLCLKTIPLSLAYAIWSGAGTALTALIGAVLWGEAFSSLKILGIILIIGGIIALNSSSNEETAKEPSR, from the coding sequence ATGAGAGGATACTTTTATTTAACAGTCTCAATCGCAGGAGAGATTTTTGCCACCACCATGCTTAAGCTGTCGGATGGCTTTACGGTGCCGCTGCCATCTGCAGGAGTCTTGTTTGGCTATGCACTTTCATTTTATTGCCTATCATTATGTCTTAAAACCATTCCATTAAGTCTGGCTTATGCCATTTGGTCAGGAGCAGGAACAGCGTTAACTGCGTTAATCGGTGCCGTACTATGGGGAGAAGCATTCAGCAGCCTCAAGATACTGGGAATCATACTGATTATCGGCGGAATAATCGCATTGAATTCTTCCAGTAATGAAGAGACTGCAAAAGAGCCTTCACGTTAG
- a CDS encoding MurR/RpiR family transcriptional regulator, whose protein sequence is MEYLGENLLHGIACSMEKFTSSESELAKYIIGNPDEISQLSINQIAKKIHISPATITRFCQKISFSGFNEFKHELKRYIDLRNKPAASSDIKEIDYFSNLYQNHLEIIETTFRNMTYFDIQQAITLLTKAERVHVYGIGNSGIAAQEFKWKFFRIGIQVESITDPHQAVMDAALSSDRSLVIGISVSGKTKEIIDAVKISKRQGASVLAISSDKTSELSRLADLSLLVTSKNSMHMGQNISPTLPLFLLFDLLYTELVAKDYINRVQIRDKTLRALKDI, encoded by the coding sequence ATGGAATATCTCGGTGAGAACCTTCTTCATGGCATAGCCTGCTCGATGGAAAAGTTCACAAGCTCGGAGTCGGAATTAGCAAAATATATAATCGGAAATCCTGATGAAATCAGCCAATTGTCAATCAATCAAATCGCGAAAAAAATTCATATTTCTCCTGCTACGATTACCCGATTCTGTCAGAAAATCTCTTTTTCAGGGTTTAATGAATTCAAGCACGAATTAAAGAGATATATCGACTTAAGAAATAAGCCGGCAGCGTCCAGTGACATCAAAGAGATTGATTATTTTTCCAATCTCTATCAAAACCATTTAGAGATCATCGAAACGACTTTCCGGAACATGACTTATTTTGATATTCAGCAAGCTATTACCCTGTTAACGAAAGCGGAGAGAGTGCATGTATACGGCATCGGCAACTCAGGGATTGCAGCACAGGAGTTTAAATGGAAGTTTTTTCGGATCGGAATCCAGGTTGAGTCGATTACAGACCCTCATCAAGCTGTGATGGATGCAGCATTAAGCTCAGACAGAAGCCTTGTCATTGGCATTTCTGTTTCAGGGAAAACAAAAGAAATAATCGATGCTGTCAAAATTTCCAAGAGACAAGGTGCGTCAGTCCTTGCTATCTCAAGTGATAAAACATCCGAACTCTCCCGGCTGGCAGATCTATCCCTTCTGGTTACTAGTAAAAACAGTATGCATATGGGCCAGAACATCTCTCCAACACTGCCGCTCTTCCTGCTCTTTGACTTGCTTTACACAGAACTTGTGGCGAAGGACTATATCAATCGTGTTCAGATTCGGGATAAGACATTAAGGGCCTTGAAGGATATCTAA
- a CDS encoding N-acetylmannosamine-6-phosphate 2-epimerase, producing the protein MHQVLEQIKNGLIVSCQALEGEPLHSSFIMGRMALAAKEGGAVGIRANSVPDIKEIKEQVDLPVIGIIKQVYKDHPVFITPTMKEIDALAETGAEIIATDATTRIRPDGNDLESFYQEVRSKYPHILLMGDVSSVEEAILADELGFDIVAPTLYGYTEETKGLKIDDHDYSVIKQIVKEVKHAKVIAEGNVSTPEIARSVLDFHVHSVVVGGAITRPQIITKRFVEAIKK; encoded by the coding sequence ATGCATCAAGTGCTGGAACAAATCAAAAATGGGCTAATTGTTTCCTGCCAGGCTTTAGAAGGAGAACCGCTTCACAGCTCGTTCATTATGGGACGTATGGCATTGGCTGCAAAGGAGGGAGGGGCTGTTGGCATTCGTGCCAACTCTGTCCCTGATATTAAGGAAATAAAAGAACAAGTTGATCTTCCTGTGATTGGCATCATCAAACAAGTATACAAGGACCATCCTGTCTTTATTACACCAACGATGAAAGAGATCGATGCCTTAGCTGAGACGGGTGCCGAAATCATTGCAACAGATGCAACGACCCGGATCCGGCCGGATGGAAACGATCTGGAATCGTTTTATCAGGAGGTAAGATCAAAGTATCCTCATATACTGCTGATGGGCGATGTCTCTTCAGTAGAAGAAGCCATTTTGGCCGATGAGCTTGGATTTGATATTGTCGCACCAACATTATACGGATATACAGAAGAGACAAAAGGATTGAAAATCGATGATCATGACTACTCCGTGATCAAACAAATCGTCAAAGAAGTGAAGCATGCAAAGGTTATAGCTGAAGGAAATGTCTCCACTCCGGAGATTGCCCGTTCAGTACTGGACTTTCATGTTCACTCGGTTGTGGTAGGCGGTGCAATAACAAGACCGCAGATCATCACGAAAAGATTTGTAGAGGCTATTAAAAAATAA
- a CDS encoding GNAT family N-acetyltransferase, translating to MNNVMIRRPAAEDAKDLNHFFRMVITDTFLKEGIGDLLEDMEEEIIAKKNYLNMDMKSGGKERYFLIALLGDKIVGSIEYGAANELIIRGSDQALNGFYEVGTVFVHPDYQKKGIGNQLLAAMYLTLRNKGVEEFCLDSGYKHSQKIWRRKFGEPDYLLKDYWGEGSHHMIWRIKVNSIK from the coding sequence GTGAATAATGTCATGATAAGAAGGCCAGCTGCTGAGGATGCAAAAGATCTAAACCATTTCTTTCGAATGGTTATAACCGATACGTTTCTTAAAGAAGGCATTGGTGATTTGCTGGAAGACATGGAAGAAGAAATTATAGCCAAGAAAAACTATTTGAATATGGATATGAAAAGCGGCGGTAAAGAACGGTATTTTCTAATCGCTCTACTTGGCGATAAAATCGTTGGTTCAATAGAATACGGAGCAGCCAATGAGCTGATAATTAGAGGTTCGGATCAGGCACTTAATGGCTTTTATGAAGTGGGTACAGTCTTTGTACATCCTGATTATCAGAAAAAGGGCATAGGCAATCAATTATTAGCAGCTATGTATTTGACCTTAAGGAATAAAGGAGTAGAAGAATTCTGTTTAGATTCAGGATATAAACATTCACAAAAGATCTGGAGAAGGAAGTTTGGAGAACCGGATTATTTATTAAAGGATTATTGGGGAGAAGGGTCTCATCATATGATTTGGCGAATCAAGGTTAATTCTATTAAATAA
- a CDS encoding sensor histidine kinase: MKNNIMNLLRYLPKWKVMMYILLSLFLAVVMGAVLLPAVWFLEDNSRFFESLFFILSYFREFFFLVFYLLATGLFLLIFYQFERKRYLALNLIKVTEDVQRWVRQENASEGFYVQPEFQALADGIQKIIEKSEEAIKEVKRTEQLKNELVTSVAHDLRSPLTSIIGYLDLINNDRYSNEVELRHYVQIIHAKTSSLYALINDIFEYTYMQNQQIKLHKEAINIEEMLNQIAVQTKVQLEAAGMEFRLFSSVDDPVVEGDGVKLARVFENLIQNAIRYGSDGRYLDAALHDRKDMIEIEIANYGQAIPRIDLPHIFDRFYRVEKSRSQYTGGSGLGLAISKSIVDLHSGYIDVESAPGKTAFTIKLFKKYRSK, translated from the coding sequence TTGAAAAATAATATTATGAATCTGCTCCGATATCTGCCTAAGTGGAAAGTCATGATGTATATCCTGCTGTCACTTTTCCTGGCGGTGGTTATGGGAGCTGTTCTCCTGCCGGCAGTATGGTTTTTAGAGGACAATTCCAGATTTTTTGAGAGCCTGTTTTTCATCCTATCCTATTTTCGTGAATTCTTCTTCCTTGTTTTCTATCTTTTGGCCACCGGGTTATTTTTGCTGATATTTTATCAGTTTGAGCGGAAACGATATCTTGCACTTAATCTTATTAAAGTGACAGAGGATGTTCAGCGATGGGTAAGGCAGGAGAATGCTTCAGAAGGTTTTTACGTGCAGCCGGAATTTCAGGCACTCGCAGATGGCATACAAAAGATAATTGAAAAATCGGAGGAGGCAATTAAGGAAGTCAAAAGGACAGAGCAGCTGAAAAATGAGCTTGTAACGAGTGTAGCGCACGACTTAAGGTCTCCGCTTACGTCCATTATAGGATACCTGGATCTTATTAATAATGACCGGTACAGTAATGAGGTCGAGCTTCGCCACTATGTTCAAATCATTCATGCAAAGACATCAAGCTTATATGCGTTAATTAATGATATCTTTGAATACACTTATATGCAGAACCAGCAGATCAAGCTGCATAAGGAAGCTATTAATATCGAGGAAATGCTTAATCAGATAGCCGTACAGACAAAGGTGCAATTGGAAGCAGCAGGAATGGAGTTCCGATTATTTTCATCTGTTGATGATCCTGTTGTAGAGGGGGATGGTGTAAAGCTGGCCCGTGTATTCGAAAATCTTATACAAAATGCAATCCGCTATGGAAGTGATGGCAGGTATCTGGATGCTGCGCTACATGATAGAAAAGACATGATTGAGATCGAAATTGCTAACTATGGCCAGGCCATACCTCGCATTGATCTTCCACATATCTTTGATCGCTTCTACCGCGTTGAGAAGTCACGATCCCAGTATACAGGTGGTTCGGGTTTGGGACTGGCGATTTCCAAAAGCATCGTCGATCTTCATAGCGGGTACATAGATGTGGAGAGTGCACCAGGGAAAACGGCTTTTACTATTAAGTTATTCAAGAAATATCGAAGTAAGTGA
- a CDS encoding response regulator transcription factor — protein MTRILIVDDDRQIADLIEVYLKNDGYIIDKAGDGMEALKKLEQDPPDLIVLDIMMPKMDGLEFCKYVRKNNQVPILMVSAKAEDMDKIMGLMTGADDYMIKPFNPLELAARVKALLRRANYKTTGKADDVLYIGSVAIDKRSHGVTAEGSEIKLTAREFEILYLLAKNRGRVYASEEIFEKVWNEPGEGSNKTVMVHISNIREKLEAALPGESVIQTVWGVGYKIEK, from the coding sequence ATGACAAGAATCCTGATCGTTGATGATGATCGGCAAATTGCTGATTTGATAGAAGTATATCTGAAGAATGATGGCTATATCATTGATAAAGCCGGGGATGGAATGGAAGCACTTAAGAAACTGGAGCAGGATCCTCCTGACCTGATTGTTTTAGATATCATGATGCCGAAGATGGATGGACTTGAGTTTTGCAAATATGTCAGAAAAAACAATCAGGTGCCGATCCTGATGGTCAGTGCCAAGGCAGAGGATATGGACAAAATCATGGGTTTAATGACTGGTGCCGATGACTATATGATTAAGCCGTTTAATCCCCTGGAGCTGGCTGCGAGAGTAAAGGCATTGCTCCGCAGGGCAAATTATAAAACAACTGGAAAAGCTGATGATGTATTATATATCGGATCTGTCGCCATCGATAAGCGGAGCCATGGCGTTACCGCTGAGGGAAGCGAAATAAAGCTAACAGCACGGGAATTTGAGATTTTATATTTGCTGGCTAAGAATCGCGGCCGTGTGTATGCATCGGAGGAGATTTTTGAAAAGGTCTGGAATGAACCTGGTGAAGGGTCAAACAAGACTGTCATGGTTCATATCAGCAATATTCGCGAAAAGCTGGAAGCGGCGCTGCCAGGTGAATCGGTCATTCAGACCGTCTGGGGAGTGGGGTATAAAATTGAAAAATAA
- a CDS encoding VanZ family protein, translating to MKETMSIMFSIPSWYVLLPAALLGLIGLWIWMRHRKEKIRPLQLAVLISFGIYLLCVLHLVFFPIDVNIGMYANRTPWYKAINFIPILTIDLKTFLLNIIMLIPFGMYLPFIMKSKDSSKKAAKLGFLLSASFELLQLIIRVTLGSGRSTDINDLLANTLGAVIGYLIVKRMFKVTPLNSMLKQFQL from the coding sequence TTGAAAGAAACAATGTCGATAATGTTTTCCATTCCATCATGGTATGTACTTCTGCCAGCTGCTTTACTGGGATTAATAGGGCTCTGGATCTGGATGAGGCACCGTAAGGAAAAGATAAGGCCGTTACAACTTGCCGTTCTGATTTCCTTCGGGATCTACTTGCTTTGCGTCCTGCATCTGGTCTTTTTCCCAATCGATGTGAATATAGGGATGTATGCAAATCGGACGCCCTGGTATAAGGCAATCAATTTTATTCCCATTTTGACAATCGATCTGAAAACGTTTTTGTTAAATATTATTATGCTGATTCCTTTTGGCATGTATTTACCGTTTATAATGAAGTCGAAAGACAGTTCTAAGAAAGCTGCAAAGCTTGGATTTCTGCTGAGTGCTTCCTTTGAGCTTCTGCAGCTGATCATTCGAGTGACGCTGGGAAGCGGAAGAAGCACAGATATCAATGACTTGCTTGCGAATACTCTGGGAGCAGTTATTGGATATCTGATTGTTAAGCGCATGTTTAAGGTAACTCCTTTAAATAGTATGCTCAAACAGTTTCAGCTTTAG